Proteins encoded by one window of Gordonia jinghuaiqii:
- a CDS encoding HAD family hydrolase, which translates to MNALVATDLDRTMIYSRAAMGEAQFAALDTVCVEIYQNAPLSYMTTTAVELMTRLAVEVTVVPTTTRTPAQYERISLPGGPFRYAVVSNGGRILVDGADDPLWRSHVEESVAASGATLEEILAELRGRIDETWVSSLRTADDLFCYLVVDPRAQPPQFLPAWHDWCAARGWTVSQQGRKIYATPRPVTKSSAIAEVRRRLLDDGTLQPGAELYAAGDGWLDTDLLLVADHAIRPRHGELELLGWSAPGLAVTEETGALAGVEILRWFGERCGLGRAEPAGIRER; encoded by the coding sequence GTGAACGCCCTGGTCGCCACCGACCTCGACCGGACGATGATCTACTCGCGAGCCGCGATGGGTGAGGCCCAGTTCGCCGCGCTCGACACAGTCTGCGTCGAGATCTACCAGAATGCACCGTTGTCGTACATGACCACCACCGCCGTCGAACTGATGACCCGCCTGGCCGTCGAGGTGACCGTGGTCCCGACGACCACACGTACGCCCGCCCAGTACGAGCGCATCTCTCTACCGGGAGGCCCGTTCCGGTACGCGGTGGTCAGCAACGGCGGGCGCATCCTGGTCGACGGGGCCGATGACCCGTTGTGGCGCAGCCACGTCGAGGAGTCCGTCGCGGCCTCGGGCGCCACTCTCGAGGAGATCCTGGCCGAACTGCGTGGCCGCATCGACGAGACGTGGGTGAGTTCGCTGCGGACCGCCGACGACCTGTTCTGCTACCTCGTCGTCGACCCGAGAGCGCAACCACCGCAGTTCCTGCCGGCATGGCACGACTGGTGTGCCGCACGCGGATGGACGGTGTCCCAGCAGGGCCGGAAGATCTACGCGACACCCCGACCGGTGACCAAGTCATCGGCGATCGCCGAGGTCCGCCGACGCCTCCTCGACGACGGGACCCTGCAGCCCGGCGCCGAGCTGTACGCGGCGGGCGACGGCTGGCTGGACACCGACCTGCTGCTCGTCGCCGATCATGCGATCCGCCCGCGACACGGAGAACTGGAACTACTCGGCTGGTCGGCACCGGGGCTCGCCGTGACCGAAGAGACCGGTGCGCTCGCGGGAGTCGAGATCCTCCGGTGGTTCGGCGAGCGCTGCGGGCTCGGGCGCGCCGAACCCGCGGGAATCCGGGAGCGCTGA
- a CDS encoding response regulator: MPNRLRVLVASPLGHVVAGPLQSALEDAAVTVATGENEFTRSVAGNVRFDVVVADLIWNRADIEWTFDGLDVIDALDKHDRRAPVILATQGHDMEVDHIDEARLRDEVAGVIAKSDGFATLVNVVRAVALGQGLPDKAPGVRSRPPLYELLTGRRGQTAGRLAGAIASGNAADNASLARTAKVSPNTANKVTSHYLGPIITARGEHGPGLPMTQAAVYRWCGLHARYLISWCRRHGHSDVLGPMPS; encoded by the coding sequence GTGCCAAACCGTTTGCGAGTGCTCGTCGCCTCACCTCTGGGACACGTGGTGGCAGGGCCACTGCAGAGTGCTCTCGAGGACGCTGCGGTCACGGTCGCGACGGGTGAGAACGAGTTCACCCGCAGCGTCGCGGGCAACGTCCGGTTCGACGTGGTGGTGGCGGACCTGATCTGGAACCGTGCCGACATCGAGTGGACATTCGACGGTCTCGACGTCATCGACGCGCTGGACAAGCACGATCGTCGCGCGCCCGTGATCCTGGCCACCCAGGGGCATGACATGGAAGTCGACCACATCGACGAGGCGCGGTTGCGGGACGAGGTCGCCGGGGTGATCGCGAAGTCCGACGGTTTCGCGACTCTGGTGAATGTGGTGCGTGCGGTGGCATTGGGGCAAGGCCTGCCGGACAAGGCGCCGGGGGTCCGAAGCCGGCCGCCACTCTACGAACTGCTCACCGGTCGGCGCGGGCAGACCGCCGGCCGACTCGCCGGGGCGATCGCCTCGGGTAACGCCGCCGACAACGCATCGCTCGCGCGGACAGCCAAGGTCTCACCGAACACCGCCAACAAGGTGACCAGTCACTACCTCGGCCCGATCATCACCGCGCGCGGCGAGCACGGACCGGGACTGCCGATGACGCAGGCGGCCGTCTACCGGTGGTGCGGTCTCCACGCGCGGTATCTGATCAGCTGGTGTCGCCGGCACGGCCACTCCGACGTCCTGGGCCCCATGCCGAGCTGA
- a CDS encoding helix-turn-helix transcriptional regulator, with amino-acid sequence MSVPLNEIDHPSSRTGHTSAGQRRPSRTAPTTATARLAAVVAEGDIFDAALVALVETSGYSAALIEPAQLPALRDPAVLLVRSAAMLGFARRLPMLRTVRVVLVGDGVAGYDHIRISPRAPDAQGALLNALATTIGPPPPSTPVAPVNRVRVTEREQEILTTYTLGATLRQTSREHQIAESTVREHYRRVVRRYEEAGRPVGNKAQLLLEFMADGWVRP; translated from the coding sequence GTGTCTGTACCCCTCAACGAGATCGACCATCCGTCTTCTCGCACCGGGCACACGTCCGCCGGGCAACGGCGTCCGTCCAGAACGGCCCCGACAACTGCGACGGCACGCCTGGCTGCCGTCGTGGCCGAGGGAGACATCTTCGACGCCGCGCTCGTCGCCCTCGTGGAGACCTCCGGGTACAGCGCGGCCCTGATCGAACCCGCCCAGCTCCCCGCCCTTCGCGATCCCGCCGTCCTGCTCGTGCGTTCCGCGGCGATGCTCGGTTTCGCTCGGCGGTTGCCGATGTTGCGAACCGTGAGGGTTGTCCTCGTCGGCGACGGCGTTGCAGGTTATGACCACATCCGCATCTCCCCGCGGGCACCCGATGCTCAGGGCGCGCTCCTCAACGCACTCGCCACCACGATCGGCCCGCCGCCGCCCTCCACGCCGGTCGCGCCGGTCAACCGGGTGCGCGTCACCGAACGCGAGCAGGAGATCCTGACGACCTACACACTCGGTGCCACGTTGCGGCAGACCTCGCGGGAACACCAGATCGCCGAGAGCACGGTCCGCGAACACTATCGTCGCGTCGTCCGTCGCTACGAGGAGGCCGGCCGTCCCGTCGGCAACAAGGCGCAACTACTTCTGGAGTTCATGGCCGACGGGTGGGTACGCCCGTGA
- a CDS encoding acyl-CoA synthetase — MLLPTLTPTAPDDPDVIRIGGDRLSREDLVGAATAVAERIAGARTVAVLATPTVDTVLALVGGLIAGVPVVPVPPDSGPREFEHILADSGAQAWLGQGPAEATLPVIPVRRYAKSWHRHPEPHADSTALILYTSGTTGLPKGVPITRQAIAEGLDALADAWLWTADDTLAHGLPLFHVHGLILGVLGPLRRGGRLIHTEKPTAAGYAAAAEAGASMFFGVPTVWSRIAAEPVAAQTLSTSRLLISGSAPLPVPVFERVQELTGHRIVERYGMTETLITVSTRVDGETRPGWVGLPLPYVETRLVESGEPVPHDGQSVGDLHVRGPMMASGYLNRPDATAESWLDDGFFATGDVAVIDADGMHRIVGRRATDLIKSGGFRIGAGEIETVLLAHPAVREVAVIGVPDDYLGQRIIAYVVGEPVADTELIEFVAGELSNHKRPREVRFVDSLPRNAMGKVQKKLLG, encoded by the coding sequence GTGCTGCTGCCGACCTTGACCCCCACCGCGCCGGACGACCCAGACGTGATCCGCATCGGCGGCGACCGTCTCTCACGCGAGGATCTGGTCGGCGCCGCGACCGCGGTGGCCGAGCGGATAGCGGGGGCGCGCACCGTCGCTGTCCTGGCCACCCCCACTGTCGACACCGTGCTCGCGCTGGTCGGCGGATTGATCGCAGGCGTGCCGGTGGTCCCGGTGCCGCCCGACTCCGGGCCACGCGAGTTCGAACACATCCTGGCCGATTCGGGCGCGCAGGCCTGGCTGGGACAGGGCCCGGCGGAGGCGACGCTGCCCGTCATCCCCGTCCGGCGATACGCGAAGTCGTGGCATCGTCACCCCGAACCGCACGCCGACTCGACGGCGCTGATCCTCTACACCTCCGGTACGACGGGGTTGCCCAAGGGCGTGCCGATCACCCGGCAGGCGATCGCCGAGGGACTCGATGCCCTCGCCGACGCCTGGCTGTGGACGGCCGATGACACACTGGCACATGGCCTTCCGCTGTTCCACGTACACGGCCTCATTCTCGGCGTGCTGGGTCCGCTCCGCCGGGGCGGACGGTTGATCCACACGGAGAAGCCGACCGCCGCAGGTTACGCGGCCGCCGCCGAGGCGGGCGCGAGCATGTTCTTCGGCGTACCGACGGTGTGGAGTCGCATCGCTGCCGAACCTGTTGCCGCACAGACGCTTTCCACTTCGCGTCTGCTCATCTCGGGCAGCGCTCCACTCCCGGTTCCCGTGTTCGAACGGGTGCAGGAGCTGACCGGACACCGGATCGTCGAACGCTACGGGATGACCGAGACGCTGATCACCGTGAGCACACGCGTCGACGGCGAGACCAGGCCGGGCTGGGTGGGACTTCCCCTGCCCTATGTCGAGACGCGTCTGGTGGAGTCCGGCGAACCGGTACCGCACGACGGCCAGAGTGTCGGCGATCTGCACGTACGCGGCCCGATGATGGCGTCGGGATACCTCAATCGCCCCGACGCCACCGCCGAATCATGGCTCGACGACGGCTTCTTCGCGACCGGCGACGTGGCTGTCATCGATGCCGACGGCATGCACCGCATCGTCGGGCGCCGTGCCACCGACCTCATCAAATCCGGCGGTTTCCGGATCGGTGCGGGTGAGATCGAGACCGTGCTGCTGGCGCACCCGGCAGTCCGCGAGGTCGCGGTGATCGGCGTCCCCGACGACTACCTCGGACAACGGATCATCGCCTACGTGGTCGGCGAGCCAGTCGCCGACACCGAACTCATCGAGTTCGTCGCGGGCGAGTTGTCCAACCACAAGCGGCCCCGGGAAGTCCGGTTCGTCGACTCGCTTCCCCGCAACGCCATGGGCAAGGTCCAGAAAAAGCTCCTGGGCTAG
- a CDS encoding type IV toxin-antitoxin system AbiEi family antitoxin domain-containing protein, producing the protein MDYDQLIVRFGGVASANQLVSCGETRADIRRAVEAGVIRRIRHGWFQLPDADPEVVAAVADNAVVSCASALRRHGLWVPEHPTEFHARVTRHERRRSPDRCRRHGRPTPAPAAVDDVATALQYAARCFDREGFIILCDSALHHGRLTVDDLRAEFALAPLSIRTALEKCNRLAASGTETAARLRLIGAGLSVEVQHHVPEVGWVDLLVGNRLAIELDSLAHHTGVDNYETDRVRSRKLISLGYRPIRLTYAQVFHDGERTYADIAATVRKGYHRSRGAGAPQKTTLISGVDDA; encoded by the coding sequence ATGGACTACGACCAGCTCATCGTCCGCTTCGGAGGCGTCGCGTCGGCGAACCAGCTCGTGAGTTGCGGGGAAACCCGCGCGGACATCCGACGCGCCGTCGAAGCGGGGGTGATCCGGCGGATTCGGCACGGCTGGTTCCAGCTGCCCGATGCCGATCCGGAGGTCGTGGCGGCGGTCGCCGACAATGCTGTGGTGTCGTGCGCGTCCGCCCTTCGACGCCATGGACTGTGGGTTCCGGAGCACCCCACCGAGTTCCACGCACGCGTGACACGGCATGAACGACGCCGCTCCCCCGACCGATGCCGACGCCATGGCCGTCCGACGCCGGCCCCCGCCGCCGTCGACGACGTCGCAACCGCCCTGCAGTACGCAGCGCGGTGCTTCGACAGGGAAGGGTTCATCATCCTGTGCGACTCCGCACTGCACCACGGCAGGCTGACCGTCGACGACCTGCGCGCGGAGTTCGCCCTCGCCCCGCTCTCCATCCGGACGGCCCTGGAGAAGTGCAATCGGCTCGCGGCGTCGGGAACCGAGACCGCGGCGCGATTACGACTGATCGGTGCGGGGCTTTCGGTGGAGGTCCAGCATCATGTGCCCGAGGTGGGCTGGGTCGACCTGCTCGTCGGCAACCGTCTCGCCATCGAGCTCGACAGCCTGGCCCACCACACCGGCGTCGACAACTACGAGACCGACCGTGTACGGAGCCGTAAGCTGATCTCGCTCGGCTACCGGCCGATACGCCTCACCTACGCGCAGGTCTTCCACGACGGGGAGAGGACCTACGCAGATATCGCCGCCACCGTCCGCAAGGGTTATCACCGCAGTCGAGGCGCCGGGGCGCCTCAAAAAACAACCCTCATCAGCGGCGTCGACGACGCATAG
- a CDS encoding alpha/beta fold hydrolase, protein MSSADTLPRHEYERIPYLVVFDDLSAYQDTYGGVTESVVLESYLLRPKGVPSKNVIIFMHPIGGGAYLPMTNALARAGHHVIYCNSRYRGVDSALIMEKVVQDLGACVKDARERLGYEKVILAGWSGGGALSLYYQQQAQHATVTQTPAGEPPDLTELDLPAADGMMLLAAHVSRHGTLTEWMDPSILDETDPDKRDPELDLYNPANPNQPPYTAEFLERYRAAQIDRNRRITAWVKEQLADLRGRGEPLMERGFIVHGTMADPRWLDLSVDPSDRELGCYLGDPRIVNMGPVGLARFTTLRSWLSQWSYDDAHGDGPRCAADLEVPTLVIGNSADNACTPSHTHRLFDAVGHPDKTLHTISGATHYYSGREQIPRLKEAVGVITDWMGERAWTN, encoded by the coding sequence ATGAGCTCCGCGGACACCCTGCCCCGGCACGAGTACGAACGAATCCCGTATCTCGTTGTCTTCGACGACCTCTCGGCATACCAGGACACCTACGGCGGCGTCACCGAGAGCGTGGTGCTGGAGAGTTACCTCCTGCGTCCCAAGGGAGTGCCGTCGAAGAACGTGATCATCTTCATGCACCCCATCGGCGGTGGCGCCTACCTGCCGATGACCAATGCGCTGGCCCGGGCGGGCCACCACGTCATCTACTGCAACAGCCGGTACCGCGGCGTCGACAGCGCGCTGATCATGGAGAAGGTGGTCCAGGACCTCGGCGCCTGTGTGAAGGATGCACGTGAACGGCTCGGCTACGAGAAGGTGATCCTGGCCGGCTGGAGTGGTGGCGGTGCGCTGTCGCTGTACTACCAACAGCAGGCACAGCACGCGACGGTGACGCAGACCCCGGCCGGCGAGCCGCCCGACCTCACCGAACTCGATCTCCCGGCCGCCGACGGAATGATGTTGTTGGCCGCACACGTATCCCGGCACGGAACGCTCACCGAGTGGATGGACCCGTCGATCCTCGACGAGACCGATCCGGACAAGCGCGACCCGGAGTTGGACCTCTACAATCCGGCCAACCCCAACCAGCCGCCCTATACGGCCGAGTTCCTCGAGCGGTACCGTGCCGCGCAGATCGACCGCAACCGCCGGATCACGGCATGGGTCAAGGAACAACTCGCCGATCTGCGAGGGCGCGGCGAACCGTTGATGGAGCGCGGCTTCATCGTCCACGGCACGATGGCGGACCCGCGGTGGCTGGACCTCTCCGTCGACCCCAGCGACCGCGAACTCGGTTGTTACCTCGGCGATCCGCGCATCGTCAACATGGGTCCGGTGGGACTCGCACGCTTCACCACTCTGCGGAGTTGGTTGTCGCAGTGGAGCTACGACGACGCGCACGGCGACGGGCCGCGCTGCGCGGCGGATCTGGAAGTACCGACACTGGTCATCGGCAACTCCGCGGATAACGCGTGCACACCCAGCCACACCCACCGGTTGTTCGACGCGGTGGGCCATCCCGACAAGACACTTCACACCATCTCCGGTGCGACGCACTACTACTCGGGTCGCGAGCAGATCCCGCGTCTGAAGGAGGCGGTCGGCGTCATCACCGACTGGATGGGCGAACGGGCGTGGACCAACTGA
- a CDS encoding homogentisate 1,2-dioxygenase, producing the protein MESFIQHRKGRTPRQVHRDVEDLKDDELGRYGFTGRTAHLYRRNDPTQFRAVGTHTGVDRIVTDLTPTDQIDPAGEPLVMFYNDDCRISLSRRAEAAPFWFRPVDGDELIFVHEGTGHFETEFGRLPYRPGDYVYIPKGCTYRQVPDDASLLLIIEAVDEYRVPEPGVLGRFFPFDSSLVVVPEAEAFDGDGRDEYEVRFRQRDGQTSLFYPFHPLDVEGWRGDNFAFTFNIEDYDVITSETVHLPPTVHLFMQATGVYVMNFLPRPAEARKGAERLPWYHRNTDFDEIAFFHGGSMFGIGMPPGLISHAPQGMHHGIPERARERSRRKFDEFARVEWKVISIDTRRRLIPTPAMIDSATVEVKEEAQV; encoded by the coding sequence ATGGAATCGTTCATCCAACACCGCAAGGGCCGCACCCCACGCCAGGTCCACCGAGATGTGGAGGACCTCAAGGACGATGAGCTCGGACGTTACGGATTCACCGGGCGCACAGCACATCTGTACCGTCGCAACGATCCGACCCAGTTCCGGGCGGTCGGCACGCACACCGGTGTCGACCGGATCGTCACCGATCTCACGCCGACCGATCAGATCGACCCCGCGGGTGAACCGCTGGTGATGTTCTACAACGACGACTGCCGGATCTCACTGAGCCGACGAGCCGAAGCCGCGCCGTTCTGGTTCCGCCCGGTCGACGGCGACGAGCTCATCTTCGTGCACGAGGGCACCGGCCACTTCGAAACCGAGTTCGGGCGATTGCCCTACCGGCCGGGCGATTACGTCTACATCCCGAAGGGCTGCACCTACCGCCAGGTGCCCGACGACGCCTCGCTGCTGTTGATCATCGAAGCGGTCGACGAGTACCGGGTCCCCGAGCCGGGAGTTCTCGGCCGCTTCTTCCCGTTCGACTCCTCGCTCGTCGTCGTGCCGGAGGCCGAGGCGTTCGACGGCGACGGCCGCGACGAGTACGAGGTGCGTTTCCGCCAGCGAGACGGCCAGACGTCGCTGTTCTACCCGTTCCATCCGCTCGACGTCGAGGGGTGGCGCGGAGACAATTTCGCGTTCACCTTCAACATCGAGGACTACGACGTCATCACCTCCGAGACCGTCCATCTGCCGCCGACCGTGCACCTGTTCATGCAGGCGACGGGGGTGTACGTGATGAACTTCCTGCCACGTCCCGCGGAGGCCCGCAAGGGCGCCGAACGGCTGCCGTGGTACCACCGCAACACCGACTTCGACGAGATCGCATTCTTCCACGGCGGCAGCATGTTCGGGATCGGGATGCCCCCGGGGCTCATCTCGCACGCACCGCAGGGGATGCACCACGGAATCCCGGAACGCGCCCGGGAACGGTCGCGCCGCAAGTTCGACGAGTTCGCCCGGGTGGAATGGAAGGTCATCTCGATCGACACGCGTCGACGGCTCATCCCCACACCCGCGATGATCGACTCGGCCACCGTCGAGGTCAAAGAAGAGGCCCAGGTATGA
- a CDS encoding TetR/AcrR family transcriptional regulator: MPPTSKGRQTEAAFVEAARRTFAEKGYLNTKISDIAAAAGRSTGSFYNYYDSKDQLLEALLDQFSVEVVEGSLATRHTDPEAGVRAAVTAYWTTYKKYLPEIIGLFQMSMLDDEFRERWHANRTSGIKQVLAGLHSAERAGYEVGLPLEPLASALVNTLESSCWSWLAVRGGVVGSIPDDDTAIDILTTIWYRTVYRSGPHIQR; the protein is encoded by the coding sequence GTGCCGCCGACGAGCAAGGGACGCCAGACCGAGGCCGCGTTTGTCGAAGCGGCACGCCGCACCTTCGCCGAGAAGGGGTACCTGAACACCAAGATCTCCGACATCGCGGCGGCAGCGGGACGGTCGACGGGTTCGTTCTACAACTATTACGACAGCAAGGACCAGCTTCTCGAGGCGCTTCTCGACCAGTTCAGCGTCGAGGTCGTCGAGGGCTCACTCGCGACACGGCACACCGACCCGGAAGCGGGCGTCCGCGCGGCGGTGACCGCCTACTGGACGACGTACAAGAAGTACCTGCCGGAGATCATCGGACTGTTCCAGATGTCGATGCTCGACGACGAGTTCCGGGAGCGATGGCACGCCAACCGCACGTCGGGGATCAAGCAGGTGCTCGCGGGACTGCACAGCGCGGAGCGGGCGGGATACGAGGTCGGTCTCCCACTCGAACCGCTCGCGTCGGCGCTGGTGAACACGCTCGAATCCTCGTGCTGGTCCTGGCTCGCGGTCCGCGGAGGTGTGGTCGGTTCCATCCCCGACGACGACACGGCGATCGACATCCTTACCACCATTTGGTACCGCACGGTGTACCGGTCAGGTCCACACATTCAACGCTGA
- a CDS encoding GNAT family N-acetyltransferase produces MTIDVRPATIFADIATMVGPKKPTSNVCWCLSYRIPSKQNQTLVREQRGEFVKELCDSGIPLGILAYDDDEVVGWAAVSPRADTTFARNRRIPHVDDLPVWSAWCIRVRPGHRKKGISHALLEGAVDYARSNGAPAVEGYPVDNRGEKVDLTMAYVGTRGLFESAGFSKAADTTSVLDGFPRVLMRKRLN; encoded by the coding sequence ATGACGATCGACGTCCGGCCCGCAACGATCTTCGCCGACATCGCCACGATGGTCGGGCCGAAGAAGCCGACCTCCAACGTCTGCTGGTGCCTGAGCTACCGCATCCCGAGCAAGCAGAACCAGACCCTGGTGCGGGAGCAGCGCGGCGAGTTCGTGAAAGAGTTGTGCGACAGCGGTATTCCACTGGGCATTCTCGCCTACGACGACGATGAGGTGGTCGGCTGGGCCGCGGTGTCACCGCGCGCCGACACCACCTTCGCGCGCAATCGCAGGATCCCCCACGTCGACGACCTGCCCGTGTGGTCGGCCTGGTGCATCCGTGTCCGTCCCGGGCATCGCAAGAAGGGCATCTCCCACGCATTGCTCGAGGGTGCAGTCGATTACGCACGGTCCAACGGGGCGCCGGCCGTCGAGGGGTACCCGGTCGACAATCGCGGCGAAAAGGTCGACCTGACCATGGCCTACGTCGGCACCCGCGGCCTGTTCGAGTCCGCGGGCTTCTCGAAAGCGGCCGACACCACGTCGGTACTCGACGGATTCCCGCGCGTGCTGATGCGTAAGCGGCTCAACTGA
- a CDS encoding manganese catalase family protein — protein MYLHTQQLINEIAVDEPDPAAANALQEGLGGQFGEMRTMMQYLFQSMNFRGDPASKPYRDLLQGVGTEEISHVELIGTTISRLLDGSPEYNGKKTDPVDKPGEKGATPLKIALDTSNIHHYLVGAQGALPVDAAGNPWSGSYVYNSGNLVLDLLYNLMLESTGRLQKCRIYEMTDNKTARSTIAYLIVRDQAHENAFAKALESLGVNWGSILPIPKTNAERFPEVKKLVDQGLQSVQYTFSADNKSDAAKLYRGASPSGDGTELSTAVMPEGFPMTIAPERREEFAPGLDKDLLALIQATAEVEIAAADDPGTK, from the coding sequence GTGTACCTACACACCCAACAGTTGATCAACGAAATTGCCGTCGACGAGCCCGATCCTGCCGCCGCGAACGCCCTGCAGGAGGGCTTGGGCGGACAGTTCGGCGAGATGCGCACGATGATGCAGTACTTGTTCCAGTCCATGAACTTTCGCGGAGACCCCGCATCGAAGCCCTATCGGGATCTGCTGCAGGGCGTGGGGACCGAAGAGATCAGTCACGTCGAACTCATCGGCACCACCATCTCCCGGCTGCTCGACGGCTCACCGGAGTACAACGGCAAGAAGACCGATCCGGTCGACAAGCCCGGCGAGAAGGGGGCTACTCCCCTCAAGATCGCCCTGGACACCAGCAACATCCACCACTATCTCGTCGGCGCACAGGGCGCACTGCCGGTCGACGCCGCCGGCAATCCGTGGTCGGGGTCCTATGTGTACAACAGCGGGAATCTCGTCTTGGACCTGCTCTACAACCTGATGCTCGAGTCCACCGGACGCCTGCAGAAGTGCCGGATCTACGAGATGACCGACAACAAGACCGCCCGCTCCACGATTGCCTACCTGATCGTCCGTGATCAGGCGCACGAGAACGCCTTCGCCAAGGCGCTGGAAAGTCTCGGGGTCAACTGGGGATCGATCCTCCCCATCCCGAAGACCAACGCCGAACGGTTCCCCGAGGTCAAGAAGCTTGTCGACCAGGGGCTACAGAGCGTCCAGTACACCTTCAGCGCCGACAACAAGAGCGACGCCGCCAAGCTGTACCGCGGTGCATCTCCCAGCGGCGACGGGACCGAGCTGAGCACCGCCGTCATGCCCGAAGGATTTCCCATGACCATCGCGCCTGAACGTCGGGAAGAGTTTGCGCCCGGACTGGACAAGGACCTCCTGGCGCTGATCCAGGCGACCGCCGAAGTCGAGATCGCCGCAGCCGACGACCCCGGCACAAAGTAG
- a CDS encoding DUF429 domain-containing protein codes for MTPVMRTVGVDLSASPDKTAVAVVDWHHERAALVDLVVGADDSTIRRLVDGATRIGIDSPFGWPDEFVEFVVAHHRNELPPGRRLDDIGNRRPLALRRTDLRVAEAGLGRPLSVSADQIAHVAFRCAGLLADLGVDDRVGGWAVEAYPAGALKRWGLVSRGYKRAANRAVLAALGESLQAAAPWLSLGGHAATTARDDDAFDAVITALIARAASLGRTTLPARADRAVAEAEGWIHVPDCDLGDLP; via the coding sequence ATGACTCCGGTGATGCGGACGGTCGGCGTCGACCTGTCCGCGTCACCGGACAAGACCGCGGTGGCGGTGGTCGACTGGCATCACGAACGCGCCGCGCTGGTCGACCTGGTCGTCGGCGCGGACGACTCGACGATCCGCCGACTGGTCGACGGCGCGACGCGAATCGGAATCGACTCACCGTTCGGCTGGCCCGACGAGTTCGTGGAGTTCGTTGTCGCACACCATCGCAACGAGTTGCCACCCGGTCGTCGGCTCGACGACATCGGGAATCGCCGGCCGCTGGCGCTGCGTCGCACCGATCTGCGGGTCGCCGAGGCCGGCCTGGGACGACCACTCAGCGTCTCGGCCGACCAGATCGCGCATGTCGCGTTCCGGTGCGCCGGTCTGCTCGCCGACCTCGGCGTCGATGACAGGGTCGGCGGCTGGGCGGTCGAAGCATATCCGGCCGGCGCGCTCAAGCGGTGGGGTCTGGTCTCGCGCGGGTACAAACGTGCCGCCAATCGGGCGGTACTGGCGGCGCTCGGTGAGTCGCTGCAGGCCGCGGCCCCCTGGCTGTCGCTGGGTGGGCACGCCGCGACGACGGCGCGCGACGACGACGCCTTCGACGCAGTGATCACCGCACTCATCGCCCGCGCGGCGTCGTTGGGCCGCACGACGCTCCCCGCCCGAGCCGACCGCGCGGTCGCCGAGGCCGAAGGCTGGATTCACGTGCCGGATTGTGACCTCGGAGACCTTCCCTGA